The genome window CACATGATACGTCGTTGACTTATTCACAAACGGCTGACTGCCGGATTGAGTTGAGATATTTGCTTCGAACACTCCTGTACCGGTGGCTGACACATCAACGCGCACTGCGCTGCGCCCTGATTGTTTAATTTCATTGCCTTTAAATACAATATTTTGCCGTTGCTTTCCTGTGCAGTGAATTCCATGAAACGCGGATTGGTAAATTTTATTGTTCTCTACAATAAACCCCTCCACTTCATCCGTCTGAGGAAATATCCATATTGCGCCGCGTTCTGCTTCAGGCGCCAGCCCTTTGCGTTTTCCGCACCGGATCAGCACATTATCCTTGAAATAAGTATCTTTGAGCTTACTCATCGGAAAAGAGGACGGCATATTCACCACAAAACCGCCGCCGTCAGTCAGCAGATTATTTTCAATCCGGTGATTTTCTCCTCCTGCCAAATCGCAGTTTGCACCCCACCAGACCGCAGAAACTGTATTTGAGCGCAGTGTAACGCGGGTTGTAATTCCAGGGGATCTTGAACTGCAAAGAATCGCTAAACCGTCATCACCGGTGCCGCGCACATGATTATTTTCAACGAGCACATTATCTGTTTCGTATTTCTGACCGTTATTAATATTAATCCCGTCGGCGTATGTACAGCGCACCCGGCAATTCCGGATCACGCCATCCTTTCCCGCCATCCAGAAACCGACGCCGATATGTGAAATCCAGACATTTTCAACAATCCAGTTGGTTGCCACACCGAAAAATGCTTTGTGTGATTTCGGTCGATGCGTTGAGACCGAACTGTCAAGGCTCAGATCAAAAACACCCGCGCCGGTTCCTTCCAGCCGGAAACCGGCATTCCCCGCCCAGTTTGTTGCATAGTTGCCGACCGTCTCATATAAAACCGTATGCCACATGCCGGCGCCCTGCACTTTAACGCCGTCCAGAACAAAGAATTCGTTCTGCAGATAGTTTCCGGCAGGAAACCACACGGTTTTCCCCTGGGCTTTTGCATCTTCGATGCAACGCTTAATTGCCGCCGTATCAACGTCCGCAGATTTTCCGGCGGCGCCATAGTCTACAACCGACAGTGCGTTTTCCGGGCAGGAAAGCGGCGGATCAACCAGTTCCGGCTCAATTAAATCAATCCGGTAAAATTTTGCCGTATCGCCGGAATCTTTCTGTAACCGGACAGCATCGCCGGCAGAAATGCCTCCCTCAATGAAAAAGCGGGTTTCATCCCAGAACACATGAGGATAACTTCCGGGCGTTTCACTCTGTCCGTTTTCGAATAAGACCCCGTCACCGTACAGCCAGTTATGTTTTGAACTTAAGGTGAGATTCTGCCGGCGCTCGCCGTTTACATATAATCCCAATGTCGCCGAGATTCCGCCGCCGTTCGGCGCGTCCGGAATGCAATGGCGAATCACCATTGCATTTGCGGCGCGCTCAAACACGAACTCGATATAATCGCCGGTCTTTTTCAGCTCCGCATATGCGTGTCCGGATGCCTCCTGCTCCGGCACGGAAGGCCAGGGGCAGGATTCAGACAATCTAACCACACTGCCTTTTACTGTTGCGGCGCTCTCAGCCTCCAGCGTTATAAACGGCATATCAGCCCCGGCGTTCGCCGGATTTTTTCCTGTAATCTGAAATGCCGATCCCGTTGCAAACGAACTTATTCCGGCGCACATAACAATAACTAAACATGGTTTTGTCTTAAACATACGGACCTCTGGTTGATCATATGAGATTCAGTTTTTTTCCGGCGCGCACTGCTTTATCGTGTCAAAAAATGGCGGGAGATGAACAGCCCGGCTCCGCTGATTAAAAACAGACCGATGGTTCCCGCTTCCGGAACTGCGGCTGTCACAACGATATCATCAAAAAATCCGTTGTTGTTGCCGCGAATATATACGCGGCTGAAACTCGAATACGACGTATCTGTAACCTGAATAATCTGATTTGCGCCTTCAAACAGCGTCAGAATGCCGGTCTCCGCTTCCCACGTCAGCGTAAGTTCAACAAAATCATTCCAGGTCGATGTATCGAACGTAGCATTGTCTTGATCTGTGCCGGATGTTGCGGTCACTTCATATCCTGTAAGCCAGTGCGAGCCGTTGACAGAACTGCCGATCACATTTCCGGCTCCAAATGTGGAATGATTATTATGTGTTGGATTATTAAATGCGCGGATCGTATAAGTTCCTTTGCCGCCGTACTGGCTTACATTCCCGCCGGTCCACATTATACCGTAACCTTGAGTCCCCGCTTCATT of Kiritimatiellales bacterium contains these proteins:
- a CDS encoding right-handed parallel beta-helix repeat-containing protein codes for the protein MFKTKPCLVIVMCAGISSFATGSAFQITGKNPANAGADMPFITLEAESAATVKGSVVRLSESCPWPSVPEQEASGHAYAELKKTGDYIEFVFERAANAMVIRHCIPDAPNGGGISATLGLYVNGERRQNLTLSSKHNWLYGDGVLFENGQSETPGSYPHVFWDETRFFIEGGISAGDAVRLQKDSGDTAKFYRIDLIEPELVDPPLSCPENALSVVDYGAAGKSADVDTAAIKRCIEDAKAQGKTVWFPAGNYLQNEFFVLDGVKVQGAGMWHTVLYETVGNYATNWAGNAGFRLEGTGAGVFDLSLDSSVSTHRPKSHKAFFGVATNWIVENVWISHIGVGFWMAGKDGVIRNCRVRCTYADGININNGQKYETDNVLVENNHVRGTGDDGLAILCSSRSPGITTRVTLRSNTVSAVWWGANCDLAGGENHRIENNLLTDGGGFVVNMPSSFPMSKLKDTYFKDNVLIRCGKRKGLAPEAERGAIWIFPQTDEVEGFIVENNKIYQSAFHGIHCTGKQRQNIVFKGNEIKQSGRSAVRVDVSATGTGVFEANISTQSGSQPFVNKSTTYHVTEKNNSWQ